A section of the Neisseria dumasiana genome encodes:
- a CDS encoding META domain-containing protein: protein MKTWIALSASTLVLMTGCFASPAKPQPEAVKPQAEQPAPSGVTLKRVWMLSGLEGFTRQQLVAARAEMDLRTLPRVNAYMGCNRLMLSAGSVTNEKISFGNVASTRMYCDKNMALEQAFAERIAGTFTYRIEGHKLVLRDASGREMHFVAQDWD from the coding sequence ATGAAAACTTGGATTGCTTTATCCGCATCAACTTTGGTTCTGATGACAGGCTGTTTTGCATCGCCTGCTAAACCGCAACCCGAAGCAGTAAAACCGCAGGCGGAGCAACCCGCGCCATCCGGTGTAACCCTTAAAAGGGTGTGGATGCTGTCCGGTTTGGAAGGTTTTACCCGCCAACAGCTGGTTGCCGCCCGCGCTGAAATGGATTTGCGCACACTTCCCCGCGTCAATGCCTATATGGGCTGCAACCGCTTGATGCTGAGTGCCGGTTCCGTTACCAATGAGAAAATTTCATTCGGCAATGTGGCTTCAACCCGTATGTATTGCGATAAAAATATGGCATTGGAACAAGCCTTTGCGGAGCGTATCGCAGGCACTTTCACTTACCGTATCGAAGGGCACAAACTGGTGCTGCGCGATGCTTCGGGCAGGGAGATGCACTTTGTTGCTCAAGATTGGGATTAA